The following proteins come from a genomic window of Companilactobacillus pabuli:
- a CDS encoding LysM peptidoglycan-binding domain-containing protein produces the protein MADNDKNNMSGDSRVPKSTKGLEGSVSLEDLKKYHLIDTGDENTPTNNTVSDDQASNDEPKQAEDNPTPAGVDHLQAEESNDHLSEAKHDAPEVDKTKVEPTPVVPPVTPKESAEDSKAESDKAQDNSSDQEDVKPWEKSFDSDTDDEGHVSRAVTKEKQRGNHTLVVTLVVALIVIMFTPVIINAVRGSSSGDLDSSQSESSVENKDKSTKKKTAKKSPKKKAAKKSTKKASAKKTTTDNSSKSNANANNSNTASDSTATNSTTADSSNSQTTDNSQQQAQQSQQTQQSQQTDQQASTGTNTNNSSTTSTDSDSSSSASYYTVKAGDNWFRIAYNNNLTTAQLKSLNSNVGTLTPGTTLRVK, from the coding sequence ATGGCCGATAATGATAAAAACAATATGTCTGGCGATTCACGTGTTCCAAAATCCACCAAAGGACTAGAAGGATCTGTCAGTCTTGAGGATTTAAAAAAATATCATCTAATCGATACAGGTGATGAAAACACACCAACGAATAATACTGTTTCTGACGATCAGGCTTCTAATGATGAGCCTAAGCAAGCTGAGGATAATCCTACACCTGCTGGGGTCGATCATCTTCAAGCTGAAGAAAGCAATGATCATTTAAGCGAAGCAAAACATGACGCTCCTGAAGTTGACAAGACTAAGGTTGAACCAACTCCAGTAGTGCCACCAGTGACACCTAAAGAGTCAGCTGAAGATTCAAAAGCAGAATCTGACAAAGCTCAAGATAATTCTTCAGATCAAGAAGACGTTAAGCCTTGGGAAAAGAGTTTTGATTCTGATACTGACGATGAGGGACATGTTTCACGTGCCGTTACTAAAGAAAAGCAACGTGGAAATCATACTTTAGTCGTTACTCTAGTTGTTGCCTTGATTGTTATTATGTTTACACCAGTTATAATTAATGCTGTTAGAGGTAGTAGCAGTGGTGATCTTGATAGTTCTCAATCAGAAAGTTCAGTTGAGAATAAAGACAAGTCTACAAAGAAAAAGACTGCCAAGAAATCTCCAAAGAAGAAAGCCGCTAAGAAGTCTACTAAGAAAGCTAGTGCTAAGAAGACAACTACTGATAATAGTAGTAAGTCTAATGCTAACGCTAATAATTCGAATACTGCCAGTGATAGTACTGCTACAAACAGCACTACTGCGGATTCAAGCAATTCACAAACAACTGACAATAGTCAACAACAAGCACAGCAATCTCAACAGACTCAACAGTCACAACAAACTGATCAACAAGCTTCAACTGGTACGAATACCAACAACAGTTCCACAACTTCAACAGATAGTGATAGTAGTAGTTCAGCATCTTATTACACTGTTAAAGCTGGTGACAACTGGTTTAGAATTGCATATAACAATAATCTAACTACTGCTCAACTTAAGAGTTTGAACAGTAACGTTGGTACATTGACACCTGGTACAACACTAAGAGTTAAATAA
- the cmk gene encoding (d)CMP kinase produces MQIAIDGPASAGKSTIAKLIAKNLNFVYCDTGAMYRTVTLLAKKHNVGYGDTLNILKLMSEHRIHFLNKEDGQHVYLDDEDVSDDIRTEEITNNVSQVSAIKEVRTQLVQMQRDLANDCDIVMDGRDIGTTVLPKAEVKIFLIASVEVRAQRRFKENVERGINTPLKELQNEIAARDYKDSHREISPLKKADDAIEVDTSDMTIEQVVKRVTEIVNEHK; encoded by the coding sequence ATGCAAATTGCTATAGACGGACCAGCTTCTGCTGGAAAAAGTACGATTGCCAAATTGATCGCAAAAAACTTGAATTTTGTATACTGTGATACTGGTGCAATGTATCGAACAGTGACTTTACTTGCAAAAAAGCACAATGTGGGTTATGGTGATACTCTCAATATTTTGAAATTAATGTCAGAACATCGAATTCATTTTCTAAATAAAGAGGATGGACAACACGTTTATTTAGACGATGAAGATGTCTCAGATGACATTAGAACTGAAGAAATAACAAACAATGTTTCGCAAGTTTCTGCAATCAAGGAAGTAAGAACACAATTAGTTCAAATGCAACGTGATTTAGCTAATGATTGCGATATCGTCATGGATGGTCGCGATATTGGTACAACTGTTTTACCTAAAGCAGAGGTAAAGATCTTTTTGATTGCCAGTGTGGAAGTTCGCGCACAGAGACGTTTCAAAGAAAATGTTGAACGTGGCATCAATACTCCATTAAAAGAACTACAGAATGAAATTGCAGCACGTGATTACAAAGACTCACATCGTGAAATTTCACCATTAAAAAAAGCTGACGATGCCATTGAAGTAGATACTTCAGATATGACTATCGAACAAGTTGTTAAAAGAGTAACTGAAATAGTTAATGAACATAAGTAG
- a CDS encoding ECF transporter S component, whose translation MGKSLYKFQDIIGVAIFAALGTILMFFEFPVLIWLPFLKVDLSDCVAVIGTFAFGPVGGIMIALLKSMVHLLVTGTGLAGLIGDGAAFVGSVALLLPFSYFWKKNKKIMAVVAGTLSLTVIMSVLNYFVVMPLYMNVVGMQLNMSLAKYVATGVIPFNIIKALIISAAVIIIYPKIKGHFAIK comes from the coding sequence ATGGGAAAGAGTTTATACAAGTTTCAAGACATAATTGGGGTGGCTATTTTTGCAGCATTGGGAACGATTTTGATGTTCTTTGAGTTTCCAGTTTTGATCTGGTTGCCATTTTTGAAAGTTGATTTAAGTGACTGCGTGGCAGTTATTGGAACGTTTGCTTTTGGTCCTGTTGGGGGAATCATGATTGCTTTACTTAAGTCGATGGTCCACTTACTAGTAACTGGAACTGGTTTGGCCGGTTTGATCGGTGATGGTGCAGCATTTGTAGGTTCAGTAGCCTTGTTATTGCCATTCAGTTATTTCTGGAAGAAGAATAAAAAAATCATGGCAGTTGTTGCCGGAACTTTGAGTTTGACGGTGATTATGTCAGTTTTGAATTATTTCGTAGTTATGCCACTTTATATGAATGTCGTTGGGATGCAACTAAATATGTCGCTTGCTAAGTATGTGGCAACCGGGGTCATTCCATTTAATATTATTAAAGCATTGATTATTTCGGCAGCAGTTATTATCATTTATCCTAAAATCAAGGGGCATTTCGCTATTAAATAG
- a CDS encoding tetratricopeptide repeat protein: MSKADKVMETIDDGDFSKVDGLIQESLKEDDDQTQFSLAETLMSRGLSVQAKTIYQHLLVNYPAEGQILSRLAEIAVSDGDSDQALDYISQITPDSPAYAENLLVSADIYQSLGLYEVSEQKLLEGIREFPDEEVFKFALAEVYFDENKFNQALTYYDMLLDMGIKNYSGISIVLRKASSLAGDGQYEDAISEYEKLNALELNEDAQFQLGFLYNQVKNYNKSISVLENLLDTNRDYPTAYPVIAEDYLNIKKNADAFKYAQLGLNLNELDDRLYQIAFDAGTSEDANNAIKILETGIKKVENPMPLVIKLSDYYVTKGQFKANLDLLDGREINNNPKLIWNLAKSEFETDDVNKAQEDILTVLDEFKDNLDYLSDLVEILRSTGNKEVLQAALRLYLKQDPDNEQMQELLDSL; this comes from the coding sequence TTGAGTAAAGCAGATAAAGTTATGGAAACAATCGATGATGGTGACTTTTCAAAAGTTGATGGTTTGATTCAAGAATCACTTAAAGAAGATGATGATCAAACTCAATTTTCTTTAGCTGAAACATTGATGAGTCGTGGACTCTCTGTTCAAGCTAAGACGATTTATCAACATCTTTTGGTCAATTACCCAGCAGAGGGCCAAATCCTCTCCAGACTGGCTGAAATTGCTGTTTCTGACGGCGATAGCGATCAAGCTTTAGATTATATTTCTCAAATCACGCCTGATTCACCAGCTTATGCCGAAAATTTGTTAGTTTCAGCCGATATTTATCAGTCATTAGGACTTTATGAGGTTAGTGAACAAAAACTCTTAGAGGGAATCAGAGAGTTTCCTGATGAGGAAGTTTTCAAGTTTGCCTTGGCTGAAGTTTATTTCGATGAGAATAAATTCAATCAAGCTTTGACGTACTATGACATGTTATTAGATATGGGAATTAAGAACTATTCTGGTATTTCAATTGTCTTGAGAAAGGCCAGTTCTTTAGCTGGGGATGGACAATATGAAGATGCCATCAGTGAATATGAAAAATTAAACGCTTTGGAATTAAATGAAGATGCTCAGTTCCAACTCGGATTTTTGTACAATCAAGTTAAAAATTATAATAAATCGATTTCTGTTTTGGAAAACTTACTTGACACTAATCGTGATTACCCAACGGCTTATCCAGTTATTGCTGAGGATTATTTGAATATCAAGAAAAATGCTGATGCTTTCAAGTATGCTCAACTAGGTTTGAACTTGAATGAATTAGATGACCGTTTGTATCAAATTGCCTTTGATGCTGGAACATCAGAAGATGCTAATAACGCCATTAAGATTTTGGAAACTGGTATTAAGAAAGTCGAAAATCCAATGCCATTAGTTATCAAATTAAGTGATTACTATGTTACTAAAGGCCAGTTCAAAGCTAACTTGGATCTCTTGGATGGTCGTGAAATCAATAATAATCCTAAATTGATTTGGAATTTGGCTAAATCAGAATTTGAAACTGATGATGTTAATAAAGCCCAAGAAGACATTTTGACGGTCTTAGACGAATTTAAAGACAATCTTGACTACTTGTCAGACTTGGTAGAAATTTTGCGTAGCACCGGCAATAAAGAGGTTCTCCAAGCAGCATTGAGACTTTACTTGAAACAAGATCCTGATAATGAGCAAATGCAAGAATTGTTAGATTCACTTTAA
- a CDS encoding HU family DNA-binding protein, translating to MANKAELIDSVASKTGLTKKDATSAVDAVFETIQENLSEGNKVQLIGFGNFEVRQRAARKGRNPQTGEEIKIPASKVPAFKPGKALKDSVK from the coding sequence ATGGCAAATAAAGCTGAACTTATTGATAGTGTCGCAAGTAAAACTGGTTTGACAAAGAAGGACGCAACTTCTGCTGTTGATGCAGTATTTGAAACTATCCAAGAAAACTTATCAGAAGGTAACAAAGTTCAATTGATTGGCTTTGGTAACTTTGAAGTTCGTCAACGTGCTGCTCGTAAGGGTCGTAACCCACAAACTGGCGAAGAAATTAAGATTCCAGCAAGCAAGGTTCCTGCATTTAAACCAGGTAAAGCTTTGAAGGATTCAGTTAAATAA
- the der gene encoding ribosome biogenesis GTPase Der: MSVPVVALVGRPNVGKSTIFNRIINERLSIVEDTPGVTRDRIYSRASWLGREFRLIDTGGIEMSGEKMSVQIKNQAEIAIDEADVIVFITNGQNGVTKEDEDVAKILYRTKKPVILAVNKADNPEQRQNIYDFYALGFGDPNPISGAQGTGLGDLLDEIVKAFPHEDKLEEDKTIKFSFIGRPNVGKSSLVNAILGDQRVIVSDMQGTTRDAIDTKYHDEKLDKDFTMIDTAGIRKRGKVYENTEKYSVLRALSAIDKSDVVCVVLNAEEGIREQDKRVAGYAHNAGKGVIIVVNKWDTLKKDTNTMKDFENQIRVEFQYLSYAPILFTSAIKGQRLDQIPELVARVYGNRDRRIQSSVLNDLLLRATSIAPTPLVNGKRLRIYYMTQVAIQPPTFVAFVNETELLHFSYERFLKNQLRDTFDFEGTPIKILPRKRK, from the coding sequence ATGTCTGTTCCAGTAGTTGCGTTAGTAGGACGCCCCAATGTTGGTAAATCTACAATTTTTAATCGAATTATTAATGAACGACTTTCAATCGTTGAAGATACACCTGGTGTTACTAGAGATCGAATTTATTCCCGTGCTAGTTGGTTAGGAAGAGAATTCCGTTTGATCGATACTGGTGGTATTGAAATGAGCGGTGAAAAAATGTCCGTTCAAATCAAGAACCAAGCTGAGATTGCAATCGATGAAGCTGACGTTATCGTCTTTATCACTAACGGTCAAAATGGCGTTACTAAAGAAGACGAAGATGTTGCTAAAATTTTGTATCGGACGAAGAAGCCAGTTATCCTAGCAGTCAACAAAGCTGATAATCCTGAACAACGTCAAAATATTTATGACTTTTATGCATTAGGATTTGGCGATCCCAATCCTATTTCTGGTGCTCAAGGTACTGGTTTAGGTGATTTGTTGGATGAAATTGTTAAGGCCTTTCCACACGAAGACAAGTTGGAAGAAGATAAGACTATCAAATTTAGTTTTATCGGTCGTCCTAATGTTGGTAAATCATCATTGGTCAATGCTATCTTAGGTGATCAACGTGTTATCGTTTCCGATATGCAAGGAACGACTCGTGATGCCATCGATACTAAGTATCATGATGAAAAGCTCGACAAAGACTTTACAATGATTGATACTGCTGGTATTAGAAAACGTGGTAAAGTCTACGAAAATACTGAAAAATACTCTGTTTTGCGTGCTTTGAGTGCGATTGATAAGTCAGACGTCGTTTGTGTTGTTTTGAATGCTGAAGAAGGTATTCGTGAACAAGACAAGCGTGTGGCTGGATATGCTCACAACGCCGGCAAAGGTGTAATCATCGTCGTTAACAAGTGGGATACTTTGAAAAAAGACACTAATACGATGAAGGACTTTGAAAACCAAATTAGAGTTGAATTCCAATACTTATCATATGCACCAATCTTGTTCACTTCTGCTATTAAGGGTCAACGCCTCGACCAAATTCCAGAATTAGTTGCAAGAGTTTATGGTAACCGTGATCGTCGAATTCAATCTTCAGTTCTTAACGATTTATTGTTGCGTGCAACTTCAATCGCACCAACACCATTAGTAAATGGAAAACGTTTGAGAATTTACTACATGACACAAGTTGCCATTCAACCGCCAACATTTGTTGCTTTCGTTAATGAGACAGAATTGCTTCATTTCTCATATGAGAGATTTTTGAAGAATCAATTGCGTGATACTTTCGATTTTGAAGGAACACCAATCAAGATTCTTCCAAGAAAACGAAAATAG